One Microplitis mediator isolate UGA2020A chromosome 3, iyMicMedi2.1, whole genome shotgun sequence DNA segment encodes these proteins:
- the LOC130665342 gene encoding ubiquitin carboxyl-terminal hydrolase MINDY-3 homolog gives MADPSSINEAVIQIKKLLWGNSVKEEVFNRWAQGFIFSEDEPTALVQLEGGPCAVIAPVQAFIIKDLLLQGAPNTWRDITSDKQDALLVKAALEIISQAADDPPYYSLVHIVHNRNDDDQDDDDNDGDNDGDGDGDRDRDRDGDGDGDDIEAHDRDSEYFHSRLRIVETRSLDDVEKWLTSRIDMFKEQFGVLLLLYTVVCTKGFEGMANEMSDPSEPAIDSTYGYGSQSLINLMLTGRAVGHVWDHDQNVGGLELRGIDKQNAVGFLAFLEHLRFCEVGTFLKSPSHPVWVLGSETHLTVLFSTDRRLVSPETPAEQARRIFKKFDPEGNNFIPTNLLQDVLAELGLVADTEYVDIMRKKLDSESLGIILLASFMDEFFPEEPQTCPDTFPLLHYNGLPRSNPDNRIIYHTGDAVLLECTVNCILDSNPMLTVLQTKWPSIEVQWNGNITPSLN, from the exons gttTTATATTTTCTGAGGATGAACCAACGGCATTGGTACAATTGGAAGGCGGTCCGTGTGCAGTAATAGCACCTGTACAAGCATTCataataaaagatttattgCTACAAGGAGCACCAAACACATGGAGAGATATAACGAGTGATAAACAGGATGCTCTGCTGGTTAAAGCGGCATTAGAAATAATATCACAGGCTGCTGATGACCCGCCTTACTATTCGCTGGTTCATATTGTCCATAATCGTAATGATGATGATCAGGACGACGATGATAATGACGGTGATAATGATGGCGATGGTGATGGAGACAGAGATAGAGATAGGGATGGAGATGGAGATGGGGATGACATTGAAGCTCATGACAGAGACTCGGAGTATTTTCACTCGAGGCTGAGGATAGTGGAGACCAGGAGCTTGGACGATGTTGAGAAATGGCTCACTTCGAGAATTGATATGTTTAAGGAACAGTTTGGTGTTTTGTTGCTGCTCTATACTGTTGTTTGTACCAAAGGATTTGAGGGCATGGCCAATGAAATGTCTGACCCAAGTGAACCGGCCATTGACTCTACTTATGGCTATGGCAGTCAGAGTTTGATTAATCTCATGCTCACTGGACGGGCTGTTGGACATGTTTGGGATCATGACCAAAATGTTGGTGGACTTg aaTTACGTGGAATAGACAAGCAGAATGCAGTAGGTTTTCTAGCGTTTCTCGAGCATTTGCGTTTCTGTGAAGTTGGTACATTTCTAAAGTCTCCATCGCACCCAGTATGGGTTCTAGGATCAGAGACGCACTTGACAGTGTTATTTTCAACTGACCGACGTCTTGTGAGCCCGGAAACTCCCGCTGAACAAGCGAGACGtatcttcaaaaaatttgatcctgagggtaataattttataccaaCAAATTTGTTGCAAGATGTTCTTGCTGAATTGGGATTAGTCGCTGATACTGAATa tgTTGACATAATGAGGAAAAAATTAGATAGTGAATCATTGGGTATAATATTATTAGCATCATTTATGGATGAATTTTTTCCTGAAGAGCCACAGACATGTCCAGATACGTTTCCGCTGTTGCATTACAACGGATTGCCACGTAGTAATCCCGATAATCGTATTATTTATCATACCGGTGATGCTGTGTTACTTGAGTGTACAGTTAATTGTATTTTAGACAGTAATCCAATGCTGACGGTATTGCAAACCAAATGGCCGAGCATTGAAGTGCAGTGGAATGGCAACATAACACCtagcttaaattaa